In Mariluticola halotolerans, one DNA window encodes the following:
- a CDS encoding nucleotidyltransferase family protein, with product MSETKNPDVVVLAAGFGRRMLPLTETTPKPLLEAGRRPLIDHVISNCMAEGCNRFAVNAHYHADQIAAHVAELQRRFPLAEFQLSEEPDQPLDTGGGVKKALALLDSDPVLIANADAFWPTGDDKPLARLQQQFSKESDIVLLCAHPARALGFRRSHDFCLAPDKKITNDRGMPVIYTGVALIRRSLFADTPDGPFSLVDLFYKAGDLGRLHGVLLNAPWLHAGDPEALDEIDTMLRDRHK from the coding sequence ATGAGCGAGACAAAGAATCCAGATGTAGTCGTTTTGGCTGCCGGCTTTGGCCGGCGCATGCTGCCATTGACCGAGACCACGCCTAAACCCTTGCTGGAAGCCGGGCGGCGTCCGTTGATCGATCATGTCATCTCAAATTGCATGGCCGAGGGCTGCAACCGCTTCGCCGTCAACGCCCACTACCATGCCGATCAGATTGCAGCGCATGTTGCTGAACTCCAGCGCCGCTTTCCGCTCGCCGAATTCCAGCTTTCCGAAGAGCCTGACCAACCACTCGACACGGGCGGTGGCGTCAAAAAGGCGCTCGCGCTGCTCGACAGCGATCCGGTGCTGATTGCCAATGCCGACGCTTTCTGGCCCACGGGCGACGACAAGCCGCTTGCGCGTTTGCAACAGCAATTCTCAAAAGAGAGCGATATTGTCTTGCTCTGCGCCCATCCGGCCCGTGCGCTCGGCTTTCGCCGCAGTCACGACTTTTGTCTGGCTCCCGACAAAAAGATCACCAATGATCGCGGCATGCCCGTCATCTACACCGGTGTGGCGCTGATCCGGCGCAGCCTGTTCGCCGACACGCCTGATGGGCCGTTCTCTCTGGTTGATCTGTTCTATAAAGCTGGTGATCTGGGTCGTCTGCACGGTGTTCTGCTTAATGCCCCCTGGTTGCATGCAGGCGATCCTGAAGCCCTGGACGAAATCGACACCATGTTGCGGGACCGGCACAAATGA
- the tsaE gene encoding tRNA (adenosine(37)-N6)-threonylcarbamoyltransferase complex ATPase subunit type 1 TsaE: MEYLSLFLSNDADTARLGALLADNLRPGDIVLLNGELGAGKTALARATIRALTGDPALDVPSPSFALVQPYEAGQQAILHADLYRLADAREIDELGILDDTDAIVLVEWPERAPELNDKAAIVINLALGPNSDGRIAAITITGTARQLAAQADKAGLPTSSAN; encoded by the coding sequence ATGGAATATCTCTCCCTGTTTCTCTCCAATGACGCGGACACTGCAAGGCTCGGCGCGCTTCTGGCCGATAACCTGCGCCCGGGCGATATCGTGTTGCTCAACGGAGAGCTGGGGGCGGGTAAAACTGCCCTGGCCCGCGCCACCATCCGCGCCCTGACGGGGGACCCCGCGCTCGACGTACCCTCGCCAAGCTTTGCCCTTGTGCAACCTTACGAGGCCGGGCAACAGGCCATTCTGCATGCCGATCTCTACCGGCTGGCCGATGCGCGGGAGATCGATGAACTTGGTATTCTTGATGACACCGATGCCATTGTTCTGGTCGAATGGCCCGAGCGTGCGCCCGAGCTGAATGACAAGGCGGCAATCGTCATCAATCTGGCTTTGGGCCCCAACAGCGATGGCCGCATTGCCGCAATCACGATTACCGGCACTGCGCGCCAGCTGGCGGCACAGGCCGACAAGGCGGGATTACCCACCTCAAGCGCCAACTAG
- a CDS encoding sensor histidine kinase: MIQAAPLAILAATPALSAPISSAGITDAAPVAIAIGALGFGLLASYMVRRSRRYSDEAVDQAYQQMAEMRAELDLSTAILDGLNELTLIWRDANTAPAIYGQPDIVLPRAQDNEAVADFRKWLTPSDGAELTRHLSSLKTAARSFDLSAVALSGRLVRISGRVLGGAAILRVRPATAQPEKSLQLTDAIPPRDVLDTETILDLLPSPAWVRSPRGELVHANAAYWKLAESLGHKSRAGDVPELFTAAEIDMQQREFAATPGVLDLANVLPALGTYDLVLFSVENGTAGLLRARQDVQETSPPVEAEFGSSAGIIDAIATPIAIFDKGRKLRHFNKAYCAFWELDPKWLKSGVDESAILDRLRTQGQLPSEADYRAWRARHLKSYNLTAPREEPWYLPDGRTLNAVSVPTNDGVIYIFENITEQLALESRYNALIHVQSETLGALSEGVAVFGTNGRLTLHNPRLSSLWKLPMNELGRHPHIDQIAEACARAMPEDGATIWADLKQNIIDLNPARTDRSGRVTRADGRMIDYAATRLPDGQTMMTFVDVTESANYQRVLKERNDALVTADRLKDAFVQNVSYELRSPLTNIIGFADLLASGTVGELNDKQRAYTDYIRASSQTLGILIDNILDLATADAGVAELRLERQDIQTLVDRARAGLAGTLTAAGSETPPNLIIDIADDLPEFVADGTRIVQVLYNLLSNAARYSAPGAEVRLSVSDRAGRIVFTIEDEGVGISDELKAAMFQRFEGRSAEGRQRGAGLGLAIVKTFVSLHGGTIALERREPRGTRVIVSIPANPAEAVSAAE, from the coding sequence ATGATTCAGGCAGCACCCCTGGCCATTCTCGCAGCCACGCCTGCGCTTTCAGCGCCGATATCATCAGCGGGCATAACCGATGCGGCACCGGTCGCCATCGCCATCGGAGCGTTGGGTTTCGGCCTGCTGGCCAGCTATATGGTGCGCCGCTCCCGGCGCTACAGTGATGAGGCGGTCGATCAGGCCTATCAGCAAATGGCCGAAATGCGCGCTGAGTTGGATTTGTCGACAGCTATTCTCGATGGTCTGAACGAGCTGACCCTGATCTGGCGTGACGCCAATACCGCTCCCGCCATTTACGGCCAGCCCGATATTGTCCTGCCGCGCGCCCAGGACAATGAAGCTGTCGCCGATTTCCGCAAATGGCTGACACCCAGCGACGGCGCAGAATTGACCCGCCATCTCTCCAGTCTCAAAACGGCCGCGCGCAGCTTTGATCTGAGCGCAGTGGCCCTGTCGGGACGGCTGGTGCGCATTTCCGGTCGTGTACTGGGCGGCGCCGCCATCCTGCGGGTGCGTCCGGCCACCGCCCAGCCGGAAAAAAGTCTTCAGCTGACCGATGCAATCCCGCCGCGCGATGTGCTGGATACCGAAACCATTCTCGACCTGCTGCCCAGCCCTGCCTGGGTGCGCAGCCCGCGCGGCGAGCTTGTCCATGCCAATGCAGCCTATTGGAAACTGGCCGAAAGTCTGGGGCATAAAAGCCGGGCAGGCGATGTGCCCGAACTGTTCACCGCTGCCGAAATAGATATGCAGCAGCGCGAATTCGCCGCCACCCCCGGTGTGCTCGATCTCGCCAATGTCCTGCCCGCGCTCGGCACTTATGATCTGGTGCTATTCTCGGTTGAAAATGGCACAGCAGGCCTGTTGCGGGCCCGCCAGGACGTGCAGGAAACCAGCCCGCCCGTTGAAGCGGAGTTTGGCAGCAGCGCCGGTATTATCGATGCCATCGCCACCCCGATCGCGATTTTCGACAAGGGCCGGAAGCTGCGCCATTTCAACAAGGCCTATTGTGCGTTCTGGGAACTCGATCCCAAATGGCTCAAATCCGGCGTTGACGAATCCGCCATTCTCGACCGTTTGCGTACCCAGGGGCAATTGCCCAGCGAAGCCGATTATCGGGCATGGCGTGCACGGCATCTCAAGTCCTATAATCTCACCGCCCCGCGTGAAGAGCCGTGGTATCTGCCCGACGGGCGTACCCTCAATGCCGTTTCGGTCCCCACCAATGACGGCGTCATCTACATTTTTGAAAATATCACCGAGCAACTGGCGCTCGAGAGCCGCTATAACGCACTCATCCATGTGCAAAGCGAAACCCTTGGCGCGCTCAGCGAAGGTGTCGCGGTGTTTGGCACCAATGGCCGCCTGACCCTGCACAATCCCCGGCTTTCGTCGCTGTGGAAGCTGCCCATGAACGAACTGGGCCGGCATCCGCATATCGATCAAATCGCCGAGGCCTGCGCGCGCGCCATGCCCGAGGATGGCGCAACCATCTGGGCGGATCTCAAGCAGAATATCATCGATCTCAATCCCGCCCGCACCGACCGCTCCGGCCGGGTCACCCGGGCCGATGGGCGCATGATCGATTATGCCGCAACCCGGCTGCCCGACGGGCAGACCATGATGACCTTTGTCGATGTCACCGAAAGCGCCAATTACCAGCGTGTGCTCAAGGAGCGCAATGACGCCCTGGTCACCGCTGACCGGCTGAAAGACGCCTTCGTGCAGAACGTTTCCTACGAATTGCGTTCGCCGCTGACCAATATCATCGGCTTTGCTGACCTCCTGGCCTCAGGCACAGTCGGTGAACTTAACGACAAGCAGCGCGCCTATACCGATTATATCCGCGCCTCGTCCCAGACCCTTGGCATCCTGATCGACAATATTCTCGATCTGGCCACGGCAGACGCCGGTGTCGCCGAATTGCGGCTCGAACGGCAGGATATCCAGACCCTTGTCGACCGGGCCCGCGCCGGGCTCGCCGGCACGCTGACGGCCGCGGGCAGCGAAACCCCGCCCAATCTGATTATCGATATCGCGGATGATCTGCCCGAATTTGTTGCCGATGGCACCCGCATCGTTCAGGTCCTCTATAACCTCTTGTCCAATGCTGCCCGTTATTCCGCACCCGGTGCCGAAGTGCGTTTGAGTGTTTCCGACAGAGCCGGGCGCATTGTCTTCACCATTGAGGACGAAGGCGTGGGGATTTCCGACGAGTTGAAAGCTGCCATGTTCCAGCGCTTTGAAGGGCGTTCCGCTGAAGGGCGTCAGCGCGGTGCGGGCCTCGGGCTGGCGATTGTCAAAACCTTTGTCAGCCTGCATGGCGGCACCATTGCGCTGGAGCGGCGTGAACCGCGCGGCACCCGGGTGATTGTCTCCATCCCTGCCAACCCCGCCGAAGCTGTCAGCGCTGCTGAATAG
- the ahcY gene encoding adenosylhomocysteinase: MTAANKDYAVRDISLADWGRKEIEMAEIEMPGLMAIRAEYADRQPLKGARIAGSLHMTIQTAVLIETLVALGAEVRWASCNIFSTQDHAAAAIAAAGIPVFAHKGETLEEYWDFADRILDWGNGETANMILDDGGDATMLVLNGARAETDPSVLEHPKSEEEEYFVAQVKKRLAANPGFFSKVRANIRGVSEETTTGVMRLYQLHEKGELPFPAINVNDSVTKSKFDNKYGCRESLVDAIRRGTDVMMAGKVAIVCGYGDVGKGSAQSLSGAGARVLVTEVDPICALQAAMDGYEVVILEEAADRADIVVSCTGNKDIITLDVMKKLKDMAIVCNIGHFDNEIQVAELQNFKWDNVKPQVDIVELSEGRRIILLSEGRLVNLGNATGHPSFVMSASFANQTLAQIELWTKADQYENAVHVLPKHLDEKVAELHLAKLGAKLTKLSKEQADYIGVAQNGPFKPEQYRY, encoded by the coding sequence ATGACCGCAGCGAATAAAGACTACGCAGTAAGAGATATTTCCCTGGCCGATTGGGGCCGCAAGGAAATCGAGATGGCCGAGATCGAAATGCCCGGTCTCATGGCGATCCGTGCCGAATATGCCGACCGTCAACCGCTCAAGGGCGCCCGCATTGCCGGCTCCCTCCACATGACCATCCAGACAGCTGTTCTCATTGAAACGCTCGTGGCGCTGGGCGCTGAAGTGCGCTGGGCATCATGCAATATTTTCTCGACTCAGGATCACGCCGCCGCCGCCATCGCCGCTGCCGGCATCCCGGTTTTTGCCCATAAGGGTGAAACGCTCGAGGAATACTGGGATTTTGCAGATCGCATTCTCGATTGGGGCAATGGCGAAACCGCCAACATGATCCTTGACGATGGCGGCGATGCCACCATGCTGGTGCTCAATGGCGCGCGTGCGGAAACCGATCCCTCGGTTCTCGAGCACCCCAAGAGCGAAGAAGAAGAATATTTTGTCGCTCAGGTAAAAAAGCGCCTCGCGGCCAATCCCGGTTTCTTCTCAAAGGTCCGCGCCAATATCCGCGGCGTGTCCGAGGAAACCACAACCGGCGTGATGCGGTTGTATCAGCTGCATGAAAAGGGCGAACTGCCTTTCCCCGCCATCAACGTCAATGACAGCGTCACCAAGTCGAAATTCGACAACAAGTATGGCTGCCGCGAAAGCCTGGTTGATGCCATCCGCCGCGGTACCGATGTGATGATGGCCGGCAAGGTCGCCATCGTTTGTGGCTATGGCGATGTGGGCAAGGGCTCCGCCCAGTCCCTCAGCGGTGCGGGTGCCCGCGTTCTGGTCACTGAAGTTGATCCGATCTGTGCCCTGCAGGCCGCGATGGATGGCTATGAAGTCGTCATTCTTGAAGAAGCTGCTGACCGCGCGGATATCGTTGTCTCGTGCACCGGCAACAAGGACATCATCACGCTTGATGTCATGAAAAAGCTCAAGGACATGGCGATCGTTTGCAATATCGGTCATTTCGACAACGAAATTCAGGTCGCCGAACTGCAGAACTTCAAGTGGGACAACGTCAAGCCGCAGGTTGATATTGTCGAACTGTCCGAAGGCCGCCGCATTATCCTTCTCTCGGAAGGTCGTCTGGTCAACCTGGGCAATGCCACCGGTCACCCCAGCTTTGTGATGAGCGCTTCCTTCGCCAACCAGACCCTGGCGCAGATCGAACTGTGGACAAAGGCCGACCAATACGAAAATGCCGTCCACGTATTGCCCAAGCACCTTGATGAGAAAGTGGCCGAGTTGCACCTGGCCAAACTCGGCGCGAAGTTGACCAAGCTCTCCAAGGAACAGGCCGACTATATCGGTGTAGCCCAGAACGGTCCCTTCAAGCCTGAGCAGTACCGCTACTGA
- a CDS encoding DUF2937 family protein produces MRRTLGVIGGVGLGLTLSQFPEFSQQYEQRLGGAVDELRIIVTDFDADAAREGLDREQALDRYEANTDTFIVGRGADMEATIARYERLSQHLVRVQNAGPIEKLSGMAEFYDAQIAARAWENYEPAVPVTPEGIALSGIGILGGYSLVSLLTLPFRRRRQRRTWGRRI; encoded by the coding sequence ATGCGGCGGACACTCGGTGTAATTGGCGGCGTGGGGCTTGGGCTGACGCTTTCCCAGTTTCCCGAATTCTCCCAGCAATATGAGCAGCGTCTGGGCGGTGCCGTTGATGAACTGCGGATCATCGTCACGGATTTTGATGCTGATGCCGCCCGCGAAGGTCTCGACAGGGAACAGGCGCTCGATCGCTATGAGGCCAATACCGACACCTTCATTGTCGGGCGCGGCGCCGATATGGAGGCAACCATTGCGCGCTATGAACGCCTGAGCCAGCACCTGGTCCGGGTGCAGAACGCCGGACCGATTGAAAAACTCTCAGGCATGGCCGAATTCTACGATGCCCAGATTGCCGCCCGCGCCTGGGAAAACTATGAACCCGCCGTTCCCGTCACCCCCGAGGGTATTGCGCTTTCTGGCATAGGCATTCTGGGCGGCTACAGCCTTGTCAGCCTCCTGACCCTGCCTTTCCGCCGCCGGCGGCAACGCCGGACATGGGGTCGACGGATATAA
- a CDS encoding HPr family phosphocarrier protein, with product MPQTANTGRALCQRLTICNRRGLHARASARFVRTAECFDADISVTREDVTVGGTSIMGLMMLAAGPGSTILVQSKGRQAREALDAIVELVNNGFDEDSDSAGPEPVI from the coding sequence ATGCCACAAACCGCAAACACCGGCCGCGCCCTTTGCCAACGCCTCACGATCTGCAACAGACGCGGCCTGCACGCGCGCGCCTCGGCCCGCTTTGTGCGCACGGCAGAATGTTTTGATGCCGATATTTCCGTCACCCGGGAAGATGTCACGGTTGGCGGCACCTCGATTATGGGCTTGATGATGCTGGCAGCAGGCCCCGGTTCCACCATTCTTGTGCAATCCAAGGGCCGTCAGGCCCGCGAGGCGCTCGACGCGATTGTCGAACTCGTCAATAACGGTTTTGATGAAGACAGCGACAGCGCCGGGCCGGAGCCCGTTATCTGA
- a CDS encoding PTS sugar transporter subunit IIA: MIGMVLVTHGRLADEFRAALEHVVGPQEQCKTVAIGPDDDMEERRNDIIKAVEAVDDGKGVVILTDMFGGTPSNLAISVMQKREVEVIAGVNLPMLVKLARVRGEMSLRDAVRDAQDAGRKYINVANDVLGG; the protein is encoded by the coding sequence ATGATTGGTATGGTGTTGGTAACGCATGGACGGCTGGCCGATGAATTCAGGGCCGCGCTTGAACATGTGGTCGGCCCCCAGGAACAGTGCAAAACCGTGGCCATCGGCCCGGACGATGACATGGAAGAGCGCCGCAACGACATCATCAAGGCGGTCGAGGCGGTGGATGACGGCAAGGGCGTTGTCATTCTCACCGACATGTTTGGCGGCACGCCCTCCAACCTCGCCATTTCCGTCATGCAAAAGCGTGAGGTCGAGGTGATCGCCGGGGTCAACCTGCCCATGCTGGTCAAGCTGGCCCGGGTGCGCGGCGAAATGAGCCTGCGTGATGCGGTACGCGACGCCCAGGATGCCGGGCGCAAATACATCAATGTCGCCAATGACGTTCTGGGCGGCTGA
- a CDS encoding HPr kinase/phosphorylase produces MSDSANIHSTGLVIDGRGILLRGPSGAGKSLLTLELLNAAALRGQKAVLVADDRIDLTVENGALIMHAPPSIGGLIELRGRGIIKRPHVESAPVHLVVDIVNKLIRLVEEDALVTEVEGVTLPRCPIPNRSVIDSAHQQLLVHEAISALPPLKTRRVKKTA; encoded by the coding sequence ATGAGCGACTCCGCCAATATCCATAGTACAGGCCTGGTCATTGATGGTCGCGGCATTCTGCTGCGCGGCCCCTCGGGTGCCGGCAAATCCCTGCTGACGCTTGAGCTTTTGAACGCGGCAGCGCTGCGGGGGCAAAAAGCGGTGCTGGTCGCCGATGACCGGATCGACCTGACGGTCGAGAACGGCGCGCTTATCATGCACGCCCCGCCATCCATTGGCGGATTGATCGAATTGCGTGGTCGCGGAATCATCAAACGGCCGCACGTGGAATCCGCGCCGGTCCATCTGGTGGTTGATATCGTCAACAAGCTGATACGCCTTGTCGAGGAGGATGCCCTGGTCACCGAGGTCGAGGGTGTAACCTTGCCCCGTTGTCCGATCCCCAACCGCAGCGTTATCGATTCCGCCCATCAGCAATTGCTCGTGCACGAGGCGATCAGCGCCCTGCCGCCGCTCAAAACCAGGCGCGTCAAAAAAACCGCTTGA
- a CDS encoding stimulus-sensing domain-containing protein → MAIASDELETAKKSPAQVGQVNGTKKRARFGLWARLRALVAAIRRFLGVTIFSNLTRRIVFLNLAALAALVAGILYLNQWRAGLIEARVQSLRIQGQIISAAIAASATVDSDVISVNPDRLLEVLPGNAISPLSFFDPTLEFPISPERVAPLLGELVTPTHTRARIYDKDGLLILDSANIYARGQVLLPTQVTEKGSGFFLTDWWNAAMTWVPGSQFSLYQEYDASEGKRYPEVNIALTGAPADIVRVDQQGQLVVSVAVPVQRSRAIVGALLLSTQPGEIDTIIATERLGILRIALIAAISTSILSFFLAGTIAGPMRRLSAAAERVQASMTHRAEIPDFTDRTDEIGHLSGALRAMTNALYNRIEAIERFAADVAHELKNPLTSLRSAVETLPLVKRKEDRDRLTAIIQHDVRRLDRLISDISNASRLDAELARESAEIVDVQNLSEAMASIQEDLAATRGITINVTVTSDRYKPLVLGHDSRLAQVFNNLIDNAVSFSPDGGKVEVRIEADADNVIVEVCDEGPGIQGDPERIFQRFYTDRPEAEHFGDHSGLGLSISRQIIEAHKGTISGVNRTDAAGATFKVTLPRSKK, encoded by the coding sequence TTGGCAATCGCAAGTGATGAGCTTGAGACAGCGAAAAAATCCCCGGCTCAGGTCGGGCAGGTGAACGGCACCAAAAAGCGGGCCCGCTTTGGCCTGTGGGCGCGGCTGCGCGCGCTCGTTGCCGCCATCCGCCGCTTTCTCGGCGTCACCATCTTCTCCAATCTCACCCGGCGCATTGTCTTTCTCAATCTCGCCGCGCTTGCAGCCCTTGTCGCGGGCATTCTCTATCTCAACCAGTGGCGTGCCGGGCTGATTGAGGCGCGGGTGCAATCCTTGCGCATTCAGGGCCAGATCATTTCCGCCGCCATCGCCGCCTCGGCCACGGTCGACAGCGATGTGATCTCGGTCAATCCCGATCGCCTGCTCGAAGTGCTGCCCGGCAATGCGATTTCGCCGCTGAGCTTTTTTGATCCGACCCTCGAATTTCCCATCAGCCCGGAACGGGTCGCCCCGCTTCTGGGCGAACTGGTCACCCCCACCCATACCCGCGCCCGCATCTACGACAAGGATGGGCTGCTGATCCTTGACAGCGCCAATATCTACGCGCGCGGTCAGGTTCTGTTGCCCACACAGGTCACCGAAAAGGGGTCGGGGTTCTTTCTCACCGACTGGTGGAACGCGGCCATGACATGGGTGCCGGGCAGCCAGTTCTCGCTCTATCAGGAATATGATGCCAGCGAGGGCAAGCGCTATCCCGAGGTCAATATTGCTCTCACCGGCGCGCCGGCGGATATTGTGCGCGTCGATCAGCAGGGCCAGTTGGTCGTCTCCGTTGCCGTGCCCGTCCAGCGCTCGCGCGCCATTGTCGGTGCCTTGTTGCTGTCCACCCAGCCGGGCGAGATCGATACGATTATTGCAACCGAGCGGCTGGGCATTCTGCGCATCGCGCTCATTGCCGCCATCTCCACATCCATCCTGTCGTTTTTCCTGGCGGGCACCATTGCGGGGCCGATGCGGCGTCTCTCGGCGGCGGCCGAACGGGTGCAGGCCTCCATGACCCACCGCGCCGAAATTCCTGATTTCACCGACCGTACCGATGAAATCGGCCACCTCTCCGGGGCCCTGCGCGCCATGACCAATGCGCTCTATAACCGGATTGAGGCGATCGAGCGTTTCGCAGCAGACGTGGCCCATGAACTGAAAAATCCGCTGACCTCACTCAGAAGCGCGGTGGAAACCCTGCCTCTGGTCAAGCGCAAGGAAGACCGCGACCGGCTGACCGCTATCATCCAGCATGACGTGCGCCGTCTCGACCGGCTGATCTCCGATATCTCCAATGCCTCGCGTCTTGATGCGGAGCTGGCGCGCGAAAGCGCCGAAATCGTCGATGTGCAAAATCTCTCCGAGGCCATGGCCTCGATCCAGGAGGACCTGGCGGCAACCCGTGGCATCACCATAAATGTCACGGTCACGTCGGACCGCTACAAGCCGCTTGTGCTCGGTCATGACAGCCGCCTGGCGCAGGTCTTCAATAACCTGATCGATAACGCTGTCTCCTTCTCGCCCGATGGCGGCAAGGTGGAGGTGCGTATTGAAGCAGATGCCGACAATGTCATTGTTGAGGTTTGCGATGAGGGGCCGGGTATTCAGGGCGATCCCGAGCGGATTTTCCAGCGCTTTTATACCGACAGGCCCGAAGCCGAACATTTCGGGGACCATTCGGGATTGGGGCTTTCCATCTCCCGGCAAATCATCGAAGCTCACAAAGGAACCATATCGGGCGTAAATCGCACCGATGCTGCTGGAGCGACCTTTAAGGTGACATTGCCCAGGTCGAAAAAGTGA